The Alistipes megaguti sequence CGCCACGGCCAGCACCAAGCCCACGGCCATGTTCCAGGCCAGGTACTTCACGTCGGAGAAGCGCACGAGCACCCACGCCCCGACGAGCGTTCCGACAATGCGGCAGGCGTAGAAGCCCGTCGTCGTAAGGATCGACGAGGGGTTGTCGATCAGCCGCACGGAGAGGTATCCGATGGCCACGTCGCCGGCAATGAAGCAGGCCACGCCCAGCGCCGAGAGCAAGACACGGCGGTTCTTCAGCAGGCGGAAGCACTCCGCCAGTCCGGCGGTCCGTTCGCTGCGCGGCGGTTCGGGGATCGCCGTCAGCTGTAGCCACACGCCTCCGACGACGGTCAGTCCGGCGTAGATCGGCAGCAGCAGCCGCCACGAGCCCGTCCACGCCACAAGCGCGGTCACCAGCGGCGCCAGCAGCAACAGCGACGTGTTGCGGAAGATCTGCCCGACGGTCAGGTAGCTGGTCATCCGCTCGCCGGGGACGATCGTCGCCAGCAGCGGGTTGACGGCCACCTGCACGAACGTATTGCCGATGCCCAGCAGGCCGAATCCGACGAAATACCACGTCAGCAGACACGCGGCACCCGCCGCCCAGGGGATCATCAGCCCCGCAAAGGTGAGGGCATAACCCGCCAGCGCCGTCGCCTTGCGCCCCCAGCGGTTCATCAGTGCCGCAACGGGGGTCGAGAGCACCAGAAACCACAGGAAGACCATCGTCGGGAGAAAGCTCACGGCCGTCTGCTCCTCGGCGGGAAAATCCGCGGCGATACGCCCCGTAATGGGGGCCACCAGGTCGCAGAATCCCATGATGAAGAACCCCGCCAGAACGGGGCACAACAACCGGGCGGAGATCGGGGTACGGTTCGTCATGCATTGTTGTTTACGTTGTTCGATTCTTCAAAGTTACGTTTTTTTCCGGAAAAACGCACTTCGCCGTGCGATTATTTCTCCCCGGGGGATCCTCCGTACGGGCGTTTTTCGGCACGAAAGGCTGTCCCGGCACCGGTTTTTCCCCGGCGGCCAAGACTTCTCCATCGAACGAAAGTCGTTGTCCGTCACCTGGAAAAGCCCCGCATCCGCCACCGGCAGCCGACTCCCCGGTGTCGGTCCGGCGACAAATCCCGCTCCGGAGCTTGTTTTTCCGCGCATTTTTTCCTATATTTGTTCTAAACTTGCAGTCGACTCATCCGATCATGTATCTGTTCGCCCACATAGACTTCTCGCTGCCGCTCGAAGACCCGATCCTCAAGTTCCTGCTGATTCTGGTCATCATCCTGGCAGCCCCGCTGCTGCTCAACAAGCTCAAGATCCCCTATCTGCTGGGGCTCATCATCGCCGGCGCGGTGATCGGCCCCCACGGCCTGAACCTCGTGCTGCGCGACAGCAGCATCATCCTCTCCGGAACGGCCGGCCTGCTCTACATCATGTTCCTCTCGGGGCTGGACATGGACATGTCCGACTTCCGCCACAACAGTTGGCGAAGCCTCGTCTTCGGTCTCTACACCTTCTGCGTCCCGCTCCTGCTGGGCATCTTGGCCGGATACTACATCCTCGGATTCTCGATCTACTCGTCGATCCTGCTCGCCGGACTCTTCGCCTCGCAGACCCTGATCGCCTACCCCATCGTCAGCAAACTCGGCATCGCCCGCGACAAGGCCGTCACCATCGCCGTCGGCGGCACGGTCATCACCGACACGCTCGCCCTGCTGCTGCTCACGGTCATCGTCGGCATGGCCACGGGAAACGTCAACGAGATGTTCTGGTGGCAGCTGGCCGGTTCGGTGGCCCTCTGCATCGCCATCATCGTCTTCCTGTTTCCGATCATCGCCCACTGGTTCTTCAAGCAGGTCAGCGACAACATCTCGCAGTACATCTTCGTCCTGGCGATGGTCTTCCTCGGGTCGTTCCTCGCCCAGCTGGCCGGCCTCGAACCCATCATCGGCGCCTTCCTCTCGGGAATCGCCCTCAACCGGCTGATCCCCCGCACCTCGCCGCTGATGAACCGCATCGAATTCGTCGGCAACGCCATCTTCATCCCCTTCTTCCTGATCGGCGTCGGCATGCTGATCGACTACCGCGCCTTCTTCCGCGACTGGGAGAGCCTCGAGGTGGCCGCCGTGATGATCGTGCTGATCACCGCCGCCAAGTTCATCGCCGCCTGGCTCACGCAGAAGAGCTTCCGCCTCTCGCGCGACCAGCGTACGGTGATCTTCGGCCTGAGCTCGGCCCACGTCGCCGCCACGCTCGCCGCCGTGATGGTGGGCTACAACGTCATCCTCGGCCATACGCCCGACGGCGAACCGATCCGCCTGCTCAACGAGAGCGTTCTGAACGGCACGATCCTGATGATCCTGGCCACGTGCACCGTCTCGACCTTCGCCACGCAGCGCGGCGCCCACAACATCGCCGTGCGCCAGACCCATGCCGATACGGACGAAAAGAGCGCCAAGGTCGAGGAGCACCTGCTGATCCCCGTAGCCAACGAGCAGACGGTCGAGGAGCTCGTCGCGCTGAGCGTCATGCTCAAGCGCGCCAAGGAGCCCGGCGGACGCCTCTACGCCCTGCACGCCATCGACAACCAGGTCGAGGACCCCACGGCCGAAAAACGGGCCGAGAAGCTCCTCGAAACCGCCGCCACGACGGCCGCCGCCAGCGATATCTATCTCCAGGAGCTGATGCGCTACGACGTCAACATCTCGAATGCCATCGTCAGCGTGAGCCGCGAGCGCAACATCACCGACATCATTATGGGTATGCACCAGATGTCGCCCTCGATGCCGGGACTGCCGGTTCTGCCGGGCATCCCCGGAGCTTCGGGCCCCGGCATCGGCAAGATGACCACAGACGTGCTGATGCAGAGCAACCTGACCACCTTCATCTACCATCCCGTACAGCCGCTGGCCACCATCAAGCGCCACCTGATCGTCGTTCCCGAGAAGGCCGAACAGGAGGCCGGCTTCAAGTTGTGGCTGCGCCGGATCCGGCTGCTGGCCGAGAACTCCGGAGCGAAAGTCTCGCTGCTGGCCCCCGAATCGACGCTGGCCTACCTCCGCCCGCGGGGACGCAGACGCCCGGCCAACATCGACTACGTCCCCTTCACGCAGTGGGACGACCTCCCCTCGCTCGAACACGACATGCGCGACGACGACTGTCTGTGGTTCGTCATGAGCCGCCGCGACCGCGTCTCCTACCACCCCTCGATGAGCCGCATCCCGGCCTATCTGGAGCACCACTTCGCCGGCTACAGCTCCGTGCTGCTCTACCCCGTGCAGGCCGGCGACACCGAGAGCCGCTACATCCGGGTATAGTTTTGCAATTCCCGAGATTTGCGCTATCTTTGTACCCTAAAAATAAGATAAAGAACATCGCAGAACATGAGCCTCGTAGCAATCGTCGGACGTCCGAACGTCGGAAAAAGCACCCTCTTCAACCGCCTGGTCGGTGAGCGTAAGGCCATCGTCGACTCCACGGCCGGAACCACCCGCGACCGCCATTACGGCAAAACCGACTGGAACGGCCGCGAATTCTCGGTCATCGACACCGGCGGCTACACCGTCAACTCGGAGGATATCTTCGAAGACGAGATCCGCCGACAGGTCCTGCTGGCCATCGACGAAGCCGACGTGATCCTCTTCCTTGTGGAGGTCCGCACCGGCATCACCGACCTCGACATGCTCATGGCCGACATCCTGCGCCGCACCTCGAAGAAGGTGATTCTGGTCTGCAACAAGGTCGACACCAACGATCTGATATTCAGCTCAAACGAATTCTATGCCCTCGGTCTGGGCGACCCCTACTGCATCAGTTCGATGTCCGGAAGCGGTACGGGAGACCTGATGGATGCCATCCTCGCAGCGCTGCCCGCCGACGCTACCTCCGACGAGGAGGACGATCTGCCCCACATCACCATCGTCGGGCGCCCCAACGTCGGGAAATCCTCGCTGACGAATGCCCTGCTCGGCCAGGAGCGCAACATCGTCACCTCGATCGCCGGCACCACACGCGACTCGATCCGCACCCGTTACAACAAGTACGGCATGGACTTCTACCTCGTCGACACGGCCGGCATGCGCAAGAAGGGCAAGACGATGGAGGATCTGGAGTTCTACTCCGTGATGCGGTCGATCCGCGCCATCGAGAGCTCCGACGTCTGCATCCTGATGCTCGATGCCCAGCAGGGATTGGAATCGCAGGACCTGAACATCCACAACCTGATCGTCCGCAACCGTAAGGGGTGCGTCATCGTGGTCAACAAGTGGGACCTGATCGAAAAGGACAACAACACGATGAAGGAGTGGACCGAGTTCCTCAAGAAGAAGCTCGCGCCGTTCAACGACATTCCGATCATCTTCACCTCGGTCATCAACAAGCAGCGGATCCTCGAGGTGCTGCAGACGGCCATCCGCGTCTACCAGTCGCGCAAACGCCGCATCGCCACCTCCGAGCTGAACGACTTCCTGCTGCCGC is a genomic window containing:
- a CDS encoding MFS transporter; the encoded protein is MTNRTPISARLLCPVLAGFFIMGFCDLVAPITGRIAADFPAEEQTAVSFLPTMVFLWFLVLSTPVAALMNRWGRKATALAGYALTFAGLMIPWAAGAACLLTWYFVGFGLLGIGNTFVQVAVNPLLATIVPGERMTSYLTVGQIFRNTSLLLLAPLVTALVAWTGSWRLLLPIYAGLTVVGGVWLQLTAIPEPPRSERTAGLAECFRLLKNRRVLLSALGVACFIAGDVAIGYLSVRLIDNPSSILTTTGFYACRIVGTLVGAWVLVRFSDVKYLAWNMAVGLVLAVALIFVHNEAAIYAAVGVLGFVMACVFATFYAVATKAVPERANEVAGLMILAIAAGAVSGPVCGAVIRVTGNPHAGMIFVTVCLAYMLWAAIRLGRDKNEK
- a CDS encoding cation:proton antiporter, with the translated sequence MYLFAHIDFSLPLEDPILKFLLILVIILAAPLLLNKLKIPYLLGLIIAGAVIGPHGLNLVLRDSSIILSGTAGLLYIMFLSGLDMDMSDFRHNSWRSLVFGLYTFCVPLLLGILAGYYILGFSIYSSILLAGLFASQTLIAYPIVSKLGIARDKAVTIAVGGTVITDTLALLLLTVIVGMATGNVNEMFWWQLAGSVALCIAIIVFLFPIIAHWFFKQVSDNISQYIFVLAMVFLGSFLAQLAGLEPIIGAFLSGIALNRLIPRTSPLMNRIEFVGNAIFIPFFLIGVGMLIDYRAFFRDWESLEVAAVMIVLITAAKFIAAWLTQKSFRLSRDQRTVIFGLSSAHVAATLAAVMVGYNVILGHTPDGEPIRLLNESVLNGTILMILATCTVSTFATQRGAHNIAVRQTHADTDEKSAKVEEHLLIPVANEQTVEELVALSVMLKRAKEPGGRLYALHAIDNQVEDPTAEKRAEKLLETAATTAAASDIYLQELMRYDVNISNAIVSVSRERNITDIIMGMHQMSPSMPGLPVLPGIPGASGPGIGKMTTDVLMQSNLTTFIYHPVQPLATIKRHLIVVPEKAEQEAGFKLWLRRIRLLAENSGAKVSLLAPESTLAYLRPRGRRRPANIDYVPFTQWDDLPSLEHDMRDDDCLWFVMSRRDRVSYHPSMSRIPAYLEHHFAGYSSVLLYPVQAGDTESRYIRV
- the der gene encoding ribosome biogenesis GTPase Der; the encoded protein is MSLVAIVGRPNVGKSTLFNRLVGERKAIVDSTAGTTRDRHYGKTDWNGREFSVIDTGGYTVNSEDIFEDEIRRQVLLAIDEADVILFLVEVRTGITDLDMLMADILRRTSKKVILVCNKVDTNDLIFSSNEFYALGLGDPYCISSMSGSGTGDLMDAILAALPADATSDEEDDLPHITIVGRPNVGKSSLTNALLGQERNIVTSIAGTTRDSIRTRYNKYGMDFYLVDTAGMRKKGKTMEDLEFYSVMRSIRAIESSDVCILMLDAQQGLESQDLNIHNLIVRNRKGCVIVVNKWDLIEKDNNTMKEWTEFLKKKLAPFNDIPIIFTSVINKQRILEVLQTAIRVYQSRKRRIATSELNDFLLPLIENYPPPATKGKYIKIKYVTQLPTPTPQFAFFVNLPQYIKEPYRRFLENNIRDHWDFSGVPMQIYFRQK